The Fibrobacter sp. UWR3 DNA window AAACCATGGAGCTGCTGGACAGCGGCATAATAGCGGAACTGCTCAGGAAGAAGTCCACGGACGAGGACGAGAACGGGTCGATTGCGGCAGAGGACATTGCCTGCGCCGCGTTAATCGAATCGAGCACATGCTGGTAAATGGAGTCGGCATTCACCTGCTGCTGGTTCGGGTCCTGGTAAGCGTTCTGATTGCCGCCCGATACGGGAGCAACTGCGGTTTCGCCGGATTCATTGCAAGCCACAAGAGTGCAGATTGCCAAAAGTCCGAGTATCTTTTTCATCTTGTTTTCCTCACTGTTGTAAATTCTAGTTAGTGAATATATATTTTTTTGTTACAAAAAGCAAAATGCCTTCCGTTTTTTTACATCACGAAAGACACTTCTTGAACATTCCCGGTATATTCCGCTACTTTACGGAGAAAATCCGGTTAAAGTTACCGTCCTTGACCACATACAGGCCCTTTTCGATGTTCATCGCATCGAGTTTCGCCTGCACGTCGCCCATGCGGGTTGCCTTCAGTTTGCACACGAAGGCGCCCTTCATGTTGTACACGCTGAACGTCCTTTCTCCCGCCTGCAGCAGGGCCTTGCCCGCAATGGAGGTTGTTCCGCCGCCGACTTCGGATTCGTCGATTTTTGCAATAACAACGTTGTCTATATACACGCTCCCCTTCGCAAGGCCCGCATTGAAGGAAATGCGCCCGTTCTCGTCGGTAGATTCCTTCATGGTGAACGTTATCTCGAAGTTCTTCTTGTCAGTCCCGAGGTCAAACGTCTTCGCTTCGCCCAGGTAGCTGGTCCACGGGTCGGTATCCTTCTCGAGGTTCACTTCGAGCGACCTTGCCTCGGAGGCGTACGCATCGAAGGTCAACTTGTAGCTCTGGCCCTTCTCGTAGTGCATCCCGTTCTGGATCATCTGGATGTCGTATGCATTCGTACCCACGCTGGTCACCTTGATTTCGGCCATGCCTTCGGTATGCTTCAGGGAGCCTTCGCCGCCATGGGTCTGCAACTTCCATCCGGCAAGCTTGAGCGAATCCGAGAACGTTCCGTTGAAAACGGTATCCCTGTTGGTCGGGACCTCGATTGCCCCCGCAACGCCGTCGAGCGAGAACATCTTCACGAAGTTCCAGATATCCGAGACATCTGCCTTGGAGGGGCTATGCATACGGCCCTCGAGTTTCAAGTGCTTCACGTAGACACCGTCATCGCACGGGCCCCAGGAATAGAGCGTCGCCCTGTTCTCGCTATTCGGGTGGTTTTCCTCGACTTCCGCCTGCGCGGGGCAGTTGAACTGCTGGCGGTAACTCTTGAGGTTGTTTTCGAGATTATTGTAGCCCACCACATCGTCGCTGGTTCCATGCGTATGGAAAATAGGCACCGGACGCATGGCCTGGCCCGGGCCGCCCATCAGGTAGCCGGAGCAGGGGGCGAACGCAGCAATTTTGTCTGCAATCTTGCCCATCGCATGGTAGCTGAGCATGCCGCCCATCGAGAAGCCCGACATGTAGACGCGCTTGGTATCGATGTCGTAGTCCTTGGCGAGCTGGCTAATAATTTCGGTAATCCACTTGGTGTCCTTGTCACCGCTAATGTCCCACGTGCTGTAGCCCGTAGCGCCCTTGGGGTATGCCACGA harbors:
- a CDS encoding carbohydrate binding domain-containing protein, yielding MKFPILLLAAVTLSFAQWGGGGKSINDYKRVSVSGRDVYVYAPSGVAAKSPLLLSFHGMDQDPNYQQSNTHWEAVADTAGFVVAYPKGATGYSTWDISGDKDTKWITEIISQLAKDYDIDTKRVYMSGFSMGGMLSYHAMGKIADKIAAFAPCSGYLMGGPGQAMRPVPIFHTHGTSDDVVGYNNLENNLKSYRQQFNCPAQAEVEENHPNSENRATLYSWGPCDDGVYVKHLKLEGRMHSPSKADVSDIWNFVKMFSLDGVAGAIEVPTNRDTVFNGTFSDSLKLAGWKLQTHGGEGSLKHTEGMAEIKVTSVGTNAYDIQMIQNGMHYEKGQSYKLTFDAYASEARSLEVNLEKDTDPWTSYLGEAKTFDLGTDKKNFEITFTMKESTDENGRISFNAGLAKGSVYIDNVVIAKIDESEVGGGTTSIAGKALLQAGERTFSVYNMKGAFVCKLKATRMGDVQAKLDAMNIEKGLYVVKDGNFNRIFSVK